TTTGAAAAAGCTTTTCCCAGACCGTGAAAGTGAGCTTTTGATTCCAAAAAGCTTTTCCCCAGCCCTAAAGGGTGAGCTTTTTTAAACCTAAAGATTTTTACGTACTCATAAAATTGAGCTTTTGCAGATTAACAACTGCATTAGCCACTAGCCCCGATTGTAATGGAAATCCCGCAGTGTAGCGAGGAATTGTAATGCAAAGCGGGAAACAACCCTCGCAAAGAAGCAAAACGCTAATGCTCCTCCAGCTAACGATTAGACACAAAAAATCCCCTCAATAACTATTGAGAGGATTTTTTTATACTTAAACGAACTTCTTATTGATTCATTGAAATCAAGAATTCCTCGTTATTTTTTGTGCTCTTAATACGATCACTCATGAACTCCATTGCTTCTACTGGATTCATATCTGCAAGGTATTTACGTAATACCCATAGACGCTGCGTGGTGTCTTTACTGTGTAGTAAGTCATCACGACGTGTAGATGAAGAAGTAAGATCGATCGCTGGGAAAATACGGCGGTTTGCAATATTACGATCCAGTTGTAGCTCCATGTTACCTGTACCCTTGAATTCTTCAAAGATTACTTCGTCCATTTTTGAACCTGTGTCTGTAAGTGCAGTAGCAAGAATGGTAAGTGATCCACCTCCTTCTATGTTACGTGCTGCTCCAAAGAAACGCTTAGGCTTGTGTAATGCATTTGCATCTACACCTCCAGAAAGAATCTTTCCAGATGCTGGCTGTACGGTATTATATGCACGTGCGAGACGTGTGATAGAGTCTAGAAGTATTACTACATCGTGACCACACTCCACAAGACGTTTTGCTTTTTCAAGAACAATGTTTGCAACTTTTACGTGCTCATGCGCTTCTTTATCAAATGTAGAGGCTACCACCTCTCCATTTACATTACGTTGCATGTCTGTAACTTCTTCTGGACGTTCATCTATAAGAAGTACAATTTGGTATACTTCAGGATGATTTGCTGCAATAGCATTTGCCACATCCTTAAGTAACATGGTTTTACCCGTTTTAGGTTGTGATACAATCATACCACGTTGACCTTTACCTATAGGTGCAAACATATCCATCACACGAGTAGATATACTCGCTTGACGATCTGCTAGGTTAAACTTTTCTGTAGGGAATAATGGGGTTAAGTGCTCAAAAGAAACACGATCTCTAACGATGTTAGGGTTCAAACCATTAATCTTACTTACTTTAATAAGAGGGAAATACTTTTCTCCTTCTTTTGGAGGGCGTATTACACCTAATACAGTATCACCAGTTTTAAGACCAAAAAGTCTTATCTGTGATTGTGATACATAAATATCATCTGGAGATGCAAGGTAATTGTAGTCAGAACTACGCAAAAAGCCGTAGCCATCTTGCATAATATCTAAAACTCCTTCACTCTCTATAATTCCTTCAAATTCATAATCTGGCTCGCGGTAACGGTTACGGCTATCCTTGTTACCATTGTTACCATGCGTATTTCCGTCTTTTTGATTACGGTTATTGCGTGGCGTATTAGCACGTGTATTTGAGTTGCGATTATTATCGCGAGGTGCACGCTTATCATTGCTTTGACGGTTGTCATTGCTGTTGCGCTTATCGTTATTACGAGTATCTTTTTGATTATCTCGTTTTTGTGGTGTCTTTGTATCGTCTCCACCTTTACCCTTTGCAGGCTCACGTTTTACCGCTTCTCTTTTTGCTTGAGGTTCTCTTTTTGCAGGAGCTTCCTTTTTTACAGGAGATTTTCCTTTTGCAGGAGCATCTTTAGCTTCCTCAGTGTTTGCTGCAGGAGCATCCTTGGTATCTTTTGCAGTTTTTGCTGGACGTGGAGCACGAGGTTTACGCTCTTCTCTAGGCTTACGTTCTGTCTTAGGAGCAGGAGCTTGTGCAGCTGCTTCCTTTACTTTAGGCACTACTGCCTCAATTTTTTTTGGGTCTGCTGCTTGTAAATCAAGTATTCTGTAAACAAGGTCTAGCTTTTTTAATGTTCTGTATTTAGGAACATTAATCCCTTTTGCAATCTCTTGAAGCTCGGGAAGCTTCTTTGCTTTTAATTCTGAAATATCAAACATCTAGTAATGTGGGTAAATTATTAATCGGGTGATTAGAGCGTACCAAAAGAAGAATTTGATACTGTAAATATTAAGCAATTAAGTAACAAGCGGAGAGCCTTTTACATAATCACAAGACAATGATACAATTTTATTTTCAAAGTTTTCTTAGCAATATCACAAAATGAGACTTATTTTTACCACAGTTTAAAATGAGAATCACGTGATACAACGTATACAGACTATATATCTTTTACTAGCAGCCTTAGTTTCACTAGGATTGCCATACGCCTTTAGCCTTTATTCTAATATGGATGGTGAGGCCGTGTGGGCAGTAGATGACATTTCTTACATAACACTTTTTAGTCTTAGTGCTGTATTCTCATTTATTTCCATATTTTTATGGAATAATAGAAAGAACCAATTCGTCTTAGGACGTCTCAATATCTTATTAAACTTTGCATTATTAGGTATTTTGGTATATCGATCACAAATGTTATCTGGAGGAACGGCGGTTCTTGAGAAGGGTATTGGGATGATCATTCCGCTTGTTTCTATCGTTTTACTAGTCTTGGCAAACAAGGCAATCAAGCGCGATGAAGATCTTGTAAAATCTGTAGATAGGTTACGATAAGTCTATAATCTTAGTTTTATTAGTGCGTAAAGCCTCTCATTTATTTGGGAGGCTTTTTTTATGCTTACGCGAAAATGTGAAACCAAAAATTACCCGTTATCAAATAAGCCCCCTTCCCTCTTGTATATAATGCTCGTCAATGAGCAGTAAAACTTAGGATTCACTTTTGTGCTATTTAAATCAGTAATAAACATACAGAACAAAGAAGTTTAGTAAATTACAAGCTCAATAACCCCACACGCATTAAAATCTCTATGAGCCAAAAAGACTTAACATACGATTATATTATAGTAGGAAGTGGCTTTGGTGGCTCTGTAAGTGCTCTACGCCTATCACAAAAGGGATATAAAGTGCTCGTTGTTGAAAAAGGAAAATGGTACAAAGCAACCGACTTCCCCAAAACCAACTGGAATCTTAGAAAATGGCTCTGGATGCCATACCTGCGCTTTTTTGGGATTATGAAACTATCCATATTTAAACACATTGCCATTATTTCTGGAACTGGTGTAGGTGGCGGCTCCCTAGTATATGCAAATACATTACCTACTCCTAAAAGTGCTTTCTTTAACTCTGGAAGTTGGAAATCGCTTAATGATTGGGAAACCGACTTAAAACCTTACTATAAGGAAGCATTAAGAATGCTAGGTGCAGCGCAAAATCCTTCCTTATATGACGGAGATAAAGCTCTCAAAGCCGTAGCAGACGATTTAAATATCGCACAAAAGTTTAATCCTACACGTGTCGCTGTATTCTTTGGAACTCCTAATAAAACAGTAAAAGACCCTTATTTTAATGGAGAAGGACCAGATCGCGCTGGATGTAATTTTTGTGGTGCTTGTATGACTGGTTGCCGCCATAATGCAAAAAACACGCTTGACAAGAACTACTTGTACCTTGCTCAAAAACACGGAGCCACCATACTAGCCGAAAATGAAGTGTATGATGTACAACCATTAAATAAAAATGACAGCGCTCTAGGATATGAAGTCTCCATAAAGAGAAGTACACGCATCTTTGGTAAACATCAAAAAATCACCACCAAAGGCGTTATCTTTTCTGGCGGCGTACTAGGAACAATAAAGCTCTTGCTAGCTTTAAAAACTAATTCGTTACCACA
The genomic region above belongs to Dokdonia sp. Dokd-P16 and contains:
- the rho gene encoding transcription termination factor Rho, with product MFDISELKAKKLPELQEIAKGINVPKYRTLKKLDLVYRILDLQAADPKKIEAVVPKVKEAAAQAPAPKTERKPREERKPRAPRPAKTAKDTKDAPAANTEEAKDAPAKGKSPVKKEAPAKREPQAKREAVKREPAKGKGGDDTKTPQKRDNQKDTRNNDKRNSNDNRQSNDKRAPRDNNRNSNTRANTPRNNRNQKDGNTHGNNGNKDSRNRYREPDYEFEGIIESEGVLDIMQDGYGFLRSSDYNYLASPDDIYVSQSQIRLFGLKTGDTVLGVIRPPKEGEKYFPLIKVSKINGLNPNIVRDRVSFEHLTPLFPTEKFNLADRQASISTRVMDMFAPIGKGQRGMIVSQPKTGKTMLLKDVANAIAANHPEVYQIVLLIDERPEEVTDMQRNVNGEVVASTFDKEAHEHVKVANIVLEKAKRLVECGHDVVILLDSITRLARAYNTVQPASGKILSGGVDANALHKPKRFFGAARNIEGGGSLTILATALTDTGSKMDEVIFEEFKGTGNMELQLDRNIANRRIFPAIDLTSSSTRRDDLLHSKDTTQRLWVLRKYLADMNPVEAMEFMSDRIKSTKNNEEFLISMNQ
- a CDS encoding GMC oxidoreductase; amino-acid sequence: MSQKDLTYDYIIVGSGFGGSVSALRLSQKGYKVLVVEKGKWYKATDFPKTNWNLRKWLWMPYLRFFGIMKLSIFKHIAIISGTGVGGGSLVYANTLPTPKSAFFNSGSWKSLNDWETDLKPYYKEALRMLGAAQNPSLYDGDKALKAVADDLNIAQKFNPTRVAVFFGTPNKTVKDPYFNGEGPDRAGCNFCGACMTGCRHNAKNTLDKNYLYLAQKHGATILAENEVYDVQPLNKNDSALGYEVSIKRSTRIFGKHQKITTKGVIFSGGVLGTIKLLLALKTNSLPHISDHLGEDIRSNNETLISVSTLEKDKNLSKGVAIGSILDTDENSHLEICRYGEGSNAWKLAHLPYVTGSNVFSRLFKTAIKLIKNPVDYFKIYIANGWAKNTVVLLFMQTLDSTLRFKRNAFGKMTSTVSSGKAPTPFIPESIALVKSYSKAIKGVSTSFALETLAGIPSTAHILGGAVMGENTESGVIDKDNKVFGYKNMLVVDGSMISANPGVNPSLTITAIAERAMDQIPNKQ
- a CDS encoding DUF4293 domain-containing protein, encoding MIQRIQTIYLLLAALVSLGLPYAFSLYSNMDGEAVWAVDDISYITLFSLSAVFSFISIFLWNNRKNQFVLGRLNILLNFALLGILVYRSQMLSGGTAVLEKGIGMIIPLVSIVLLVLANKAIKRDEDLVKSVDRLR